The proteins below come from a single Dermatophilaceae bacterium Soc4.6 genomic window:
- a CDS encoding ABC-F family ATP-binding cassette domain-containing protein — protein MANLVSLERATVVFGTTTVLDGVSTGVNTGQRIGVVGRNGGGKSTLLRVIAGEQPLEEGRITRGGTVTVGMLSQVDVLDPTHTVRQAVLGDLPEHVWAGDSRIRDVLTGLLGGIDAPGIGGLEAVIGPMSGGERRRLALAKLLVSDPDVLLLDEPTNHLDVEGVAWLARHLTTARTRPDSALVAITHDRWFLDAVATLTWEVGDGEVSAFEGGYAAYVLAKAERERMAKVTAERRDNLLRKELAWLRRGPPARTSKPQFRIDAANALIEDEPPARDDVSLVRFATTRLGKDVVDLEDATVDLGGRRVLDRVTWRLAPGERVGIVGVNGAGKSTLLRTITGDLALTSGKRKAGKTIVVAFLTQEVRELEKFEDWRVIDAIEDVKSYTMLGDKEVSASQLAKRLGFSGGRQQTRVSDLSGGERRRLQLLRLLMSEPNVLILDEPTNDLDIETLQSLEDVLDGWAGTLLVVSHDRYLLERVADRQVALLGDGKVRQLPGGVEEYLRLRAAAPVWRGVADADGNTVSRDGAPAPTAAPAAPASGASAVEVRAARKELARLERQLGKLADREARLHTQMADASSNGDHTRLTELARTQTEVHGEREELELAWLELAETVD, from the coding sequence ATGGCCAACCTCGTCTCGCTCGAGCGAGCCACCGTCGTCTTCGGCACCACCACCGTCCTCGACGGCGTCTCCACCGGAGTCAACACCGGCCAGCGCATCGGCGTGGTCGGTCGCAACGGCGGCGGCAAGTCCACCCTCCTGCGCGTGATCGCGGGTGAGCAGCCGCTCGAGGAGGGCCGGATCACCCGCGGGGGGACGGTCACCGTCGGCATGCTGAGCCAGGTCGACGTGCTCGACCCGACGCACACGGTGCGGCAGGCCGTGCTCGGCGACCTGCCCGAGCACGTGTGGGCGGGCGACTCGCGCATCCGTGACGTGCTCACCGGGCTGCTCGGCGGCATCGACGCCCCGGGCATCGGTGGCCTCGAGGCCGTCATCGGGCCGATGTCCGGCGGCGAGCGTCGACGGCTGGCGCTGGCCAAGCTGCTGGTCTCCGACCCCGACGTGCTGCTGCTCGACGAGCCGACCAACCACCTCGACGTCGAGGGCGTCGCCTGGCTCGCCCGGCACCTGACGACAGCGCGCACCCGGCCCGACTCGGCGCTCGTCGCGATCACCCACGACCGCTGGTTCCTCGACGCGGTGGCCACGCTGACGTGGGAGGTGGGCGACGGTGAGGTGAGCGCCTTCGAGGGCGGCTACGCCGCCTACGTGCTGGCGAAGGCCGAGCGCGAGCGGATGGCGAAGGTCACCGCCGAGCGCCGCGACAACCTCCTCCGCAAGGAGCTCGCGTGGCTACGGCGCGGGCCGCCGGCGCGCACGAGCAAGCCGCAGTTCCGCATCGACGCGGCCAACGCCCTCATCGAGGACGAGCCACCCGCGCGCGACGACGTGTCGCTGGTGCGCTTCGCGACGACCCGGCTCGGCAAGGACGTCGTCGACCTCGAGGACGCGACGGTCGACCTCGGCGGTCGGCGCGTGCTCGACCGCGTCACCTGGCGGCTCGCGCCGGGCGAGCGCGTCGGCATCGTCGGGGTCAACGGCGCCGGCAAGTCGACACTGCTGCGCACCATCACCGGCGACCTCGCCCTGACCTCGGGCAAGCGCAAGGCCGGCAAGACCATCGTCGTCGCGTTCCTCACCCAGGAGGTCCGCGAGCTCGAGAAGTTCGAGGACTGGCGGGTCATCGACGCGATCGAGGACGTCAAGAGCTACACGATGCTCGGCGACAAGGAGGTCAGTGCGAGCCAGCTGGCCAAGCGCCTCGGCTTCAGCGGCGGGCGCCAGCAGACCCGGGTCAGCGACCTCTCCGGTGGCGAGCGGCGGCGGCTGCAGCTGCTGCGGCTGCTCATGAGCGAGCCCAACGTGCTCATCCTCGACGAGCCGACCAACGACCTCGACATCGAGACGCTCCAGTCGCTCGAGGACGTGCTCGACGGCTGGGCCGGCACCCTGCTCGTCGTCTCGCACGACCGCTACCTGCTGGAGCGGGTCGCCGACCGGCAGGTCGCGCTGCTCGGCGACGGCAAGGTGCGCCAGCTGCCCGGAGGGGTCGAGGAGTACCTCCGGCTCCGCGCGGCGGCCCCCGTGTGGAGAGGCGTCGCCGACGCCGACGGCAACACCGTGAGCCGGGACGGGGCTCCCGCGCCGACGGCGGCACCGGCCGCGCCGGCGAGCGGCGCGTCGGCGGTCGAGGTGCGGGCCGCGCGCAAGGAGCTCGCCCGCCTCGAGCGTCAGCTGGGCAAGCTCGCCGACCGCGAGGCCAGGCTGCACACCCAGATGGCCGACGCGTCGTCGAACGGTGACCACACCCGTCTCACCGAGCTCGCTCGCACCCAGACCGAGGTGCACGGTGAGCGCGAGGAGCTCGAGCTGGCCTGGCTGGAGCTGGCCGAGACCGTCGACTGA
- the metG gene encoding methionine--tRNA ligase, which yields MSKVLSAVAWPYANGPRHIGHVAGFGVPSDVFSRYMRMAGHDVLMVSGTDEHGTPILVAADEQGVTARELADRYNRVIVEDLTGLGLAYDLFTRTTTRNHYAVAQELFTGDWRNGYMLEQTDLVAISPSTGRTLPDRYIEGTCYICGYGQARGDQCDNCGNQIEPSRLVEPRSKISGETPQFRETQHFFLDLPALAGAIAEWLDEREANGTWRPSVLNFSKNLLGDVRPRAMTRDLDWGIPVPIAGWVEQPNKRFYVWFDAVVGYLSASIEWARRSGDPEAWRAWWNDPDAQSFYFQGKDNITFHTQVWPAELLAYAGKGDKGGEPGVFGVLNLPTEVVASQYLTMGTEQFSSSRGHVVLVRDVLADYGPDPLRFFICAAGPETQDAEFTWAAFVQRNNSELVAGWGNLVNRTATMIHKSYGEIPAAGPLEPVDEGLLAAVRGGFPVVGELLERQRVRSAIAEVMRLVGEANAYVSKTEPFRLKGDDQRERLGTVLHVLAQAVSDLNTMISPFLPHSSNAIHRVLGGEGDLVPMPRIDEVDDLDGGPGYPVITGDYASTPAWEPRGVVVGTPIGKPSPVFRKFDPPGDPAAGA from the coding sequence ATGAGCAAGGTCTTGTCCGCCGTCGCCTGGCCCTACGCCAACGGCCCGCGCCACATCGGTCACGTCGCCGGCTTCGGCGTGCCCTCCGACGTCTTCAGCCGCTACATGCGGATGGCCGGTCACGACGTGCTCATGGTGTCGGGCACCGACGAGCACGGCACGCCGATCCTCGTCGCCGCCGACGAGCAGGGGGTCACTGCCCGCGAGCTCGCCGACCGCTACAACCGGGTCATCGTCGAGGACCTCACGGGGCTGGGGCTGGCCTACGACCTCTTCACCCGCACGACGACCCGCAACCACTACGCCGTGGCGCAGGAGCTCTTCACCGGCGACTGGCGCAACGGCTACATGCTCGAGCAGACCGACCTGGTGGCGATCAGCCCGTCGACCGGGCGCACGCTGCCCGACCGCTACATCGAGGGCACCTGCTACATCTGCGGATACGGCCAGGCGCGCGGTGACCAGTGCGACAACTGCGGCAACCAGATCGAGCCGTCGCGGCTGGTCGAGCCGCGGTCGAAGATCAGCGGCGAGACGCCGCAGTTCCGCGAGACCCAGCACTTCTTCCTCGACCTGCCGGCGCTGGCCGGGGCCATCGCCGAGTGGCTCGACGAGCGCGAGGCCAACGGCACCTGGCGCCCGTCGGTGCTCAACTTCAGCAAGAACCTCCTCGGCGACGTGCGGCCGCGGGCGATGACACGTGACCTCGACTGGGGCATCCCGGTGCCGATCGCGGGGTGGGTCGAGCAACCCAACAAGCGCTTCTACGTGTGGTTCGACGCGGTCGTCGGCTATCTGTCGGCCTCGATCGAGTGGGCGCGGCGCAGCGGTGACCCCGAGGCCTGGCGGGCGTGGTGGAACGACCCCGACGCGCAGTCGTTCTACTTCCAGGGCAAGGACAACATCACCTTCCACACCCAGGTCTGGCCCGCCGAGCTGCTGGCCTACGCCGGCAAGGGCGACAAGGGCGGTGAGCCCGGCGTCTTCGGCGTGCTCAACCTGCCGACCGAGGTCGTCGCGTCGCAGTACCTCACGATGGGCACGGAGCAGTTCTCCAGCTCGCGCGGGCACGTCGTCCTGGTGCGCGACGTGCTGGCCGACTACGGCCCCGACCCGCTGCGCTTCTTCATCTGCGCAGCCGGGCCCGAGACGCAGGACGCCGAGTTCACCTGGGCCGCCTTCGTGCAGCGCAACAACAGCGAGCTCGTCGCCGGCTGGGGCAACCTCGTCAACCGCACCGCCACGATGATCCACAAGTCGTACGGCGAGATCCCGGCCGCCGGTCCGCTCGAGCCGGTCGACGAGGGGCTGCTCGCCGCAGTGCGCGGCGGCTTCCCTGTCGTGGGTGAGCTGCTCGAGCGGCAGCGGGTGCGCTCGGCGATCGCCGAGGTCATGCGGCTGGTGGGGGAGGCCAACGCCTACGTCAGCAAGACCGAGCCCTTCCGGCTCAAGGGCGACGACCAGCGGGAGCGCCTCGGCACCGTGCTGCACGTGCTGGCCCAGGCGGTCAGCGACCTCAACACGATGATCTCCCCCTTCCTGCCCCACTCCTCCAACGCGATCCACCGGGTGCTCGGGGGGGAAGGTGATCTCGTGCCGATGCCGCGCATCGACGAGGTCGACGACCTCGATGGGGGGCCGGGCTACCCCGTCATCACCGGCGACTACGCCTCGACCCCGGCCTGGGAGCCGCGCGGCGTCGTCGTGGGCACGCCGATCGGCAAGCCCAGCCCGGTGTTTCGCAAGTTCGACCCGCCGGGTGACCCGGCGGCGGGCGCATGA
- a CDS encoding PH domain-containing protein: MSGEAPYGSPYGEPPEEDALPADLHTPWRRLDPRMLLVHPVQEVIRFLPALVGAVIVGQSQDTGGQWFELAVLAVAVGLGVLRWATTRFRIEADQIELRKGLFTKQLVATPADRVRTVDVTAPVFHRLLGLAKVEIGTAGTSRERLVLDALPLAQARRMREELIHRRKVAAGSDLPAPSGEPVADLPPPSFSSASSSWPRDEEGSETQLLRLDPRWMLFAPLTLTGVFSALAIFGFANQFVQRYLERTNLDGAVSRLGQHPIWLDVAAGVVGLVVLVSALAVIGYALQFWGFRLTRHSGGTLHVTRGLLTTRETSIEERRLRGVEVGQPLGLRLAGGARLQAITTGLSRKEADRGSSWLSPPAPLAVVDAVAADVVDDHEALTAALTPHGPAARRRRWTRALVPGLVVAAAGWGLVAWLDLPLWLGVVATLPLLAVPPLARDRYAGLGHRLFAHHLVVQQGTFGRRRDVLARDGVIGWRVHQSFFQRRVGLAHVLATTAAGKQSYTAYDVPLDDGVALAVAVDPELLAPFLVRPVPSQVADGPAT; encoded by the coding sequence GTGAGCGGCGAGGCTCCATACGGCAGCCCGTATGGAGAGCCGCCGGAGGAAGACGCGCTGCCCGCCGACCTGCACACGCCGTGGCGCCGCCTCGACCCCCGCATGCTGCTGGTGCACCCGGTGCAGGAGGTGATCCGGTTCCTGCCCGCGCTGGTCGGCGCGGTGATCGTCGGGCAGAGCCAGGACACCGGCGGGCAGTGGTTCGAGCTCGCGGTGCTCGCGGTCGCGGTGGGCCTCGGCGTGCTGCGGTGGGCGACGACGCGCTTCCGCATCGAGGCCGACCAGATCGAGCTGCGCAAGGGGCTCTTCACCAAGCAGCTGGTCGCGACCCCGGCCGACCGGGTGCGCACGGTCGACGTCACCGCGCCGGTCTTCCACCGGCTCCTCGGGCTGGCGAAGGTCGAGATCGGCACCGCCGGCACCTCGCGCGAGCGGCTGGTGCTCGACGCGCTGCCGCTGGCGCAGGCGCGCCGGATGCGCGAGGAGCTGATCCACCGGCGCAAGGTCGCCGCAGGGTCCGACCTGCCGGCGCCGTCGGGCGAGCCGGTCGCCGACCTGCCGCCGCCCTCGTTCTCCTCGGCATCGTCGTCCTGGCCGCGGGACGAGGAGGGGAGCGAGACGCAGCTGCTGCGCCTCGACCCGCGCTGGATGCTCTTCGCGCCGCTCACCCTCACCGGGGTCTTCTCGGCGCTCGCGATCTTCGGCTTCGCCAACCAGTTCGTGCAGCGCTACCTCGAGCGCACCAATCTCGATGGCGCCGTGAGCCGCCTCGGGCAGCACCCGATCTGGCTCGACGTCGCCGCCGGGGTGGTCGGTCTGGTGGTGCTCGTGTCGGCGCTCGCGGTCATCGGCTACGCCTTGCAGTTCTGGGGCTTCCGGCTGACCCGCCACAGCGGCGGCACCCTGCACGTCACGCGGGGTCTGCTCACGACCCGCGAGACGAGCATCGAGGAGAGGCGACTGCGCGGGGTCGAGGTCGGCCAGCCGCTGGGCCTGCGGCTGGCCGGCGGCGCGCGGCTGCAGGCCATCACCACCGGTCTGTCGCGCAAGGAGGCCGACCGGGGCAGCTCGTGGCTCTCGCCACCGGCCCCGCTGGCGGTCGTCGACGCGGTGGCCGCCGACGTCGTGGACGACCACGAGGCGCTCACGGCGGCGCTGACCCCGCACGGGCCAGCCGCGCGCCGGCGTCGGTGGACCCGTGCGCTGGTGCCCGGGCTGGTCGTCGCCGCGGCCGGCTGGGGCCTGGTGGCCTGGCTCGACCTGCCGCTGTGGCTCGGGGTCGTCGCGACCCTCCCATTGCTCGCGGTCCCCCCGCTGGCCAGGGACCGGTATGCCGGGCTCGGCCACCGGCTCTTCGCCCACCACCTCGTCGTGCAGCAGGGCACCTTCGGGCGCCGGCGCGACGTCCTGGCCCGGGACGGCGTGATCGGCTGGCGGGTGCACCAGTCGTTCTTCCAGCGGCGGGTGGGCCTGGCCCACGTGCTCGCGACCACGGCCGCGGGCAAGCAGAGCTACACCGCGTACGACGTGCCGCTCGACGACGGGGTGGCGCTCGCGGTCGCGGTCGACCCCGAGCTGCTGGCGCCGTTCCTGGTGCGGCCGGTCCCGTCGCAGGTCGCGGATGGGCCGGCCACCTAG
- a CDS encoding 4-(cytidine 5'-diphospho)-2-C-methyl-D-erythritol kinase: protein MTSALSVDSSVTVRVPAKVNLELGVGPRRADGYHGLSTVFMAVGLHDEVTATPSDQWQVEVTGPYAAKVPTDATNLALRAARSLAAAVGVDEPLALRIHKEIPVAGGMAGGSADAAAALLACDQLWASGLSRDELATLAASIGSDVPFCLSGGIAIGSGRGEQLAPVLATGTFYWVFAVSDVGLSTPEVYAECDRLRGSSSVPEPEPSADMMTALRSGDPEALGRALTNDLQDAAFSLQPALRDVVDAGLEYGALGGIVSGSGPTIAFLTGSTELALDLCVSLAASGVAGEVRRAKAPVQGAHVVTGPGRL, encoded by the coding sequence GTGACCTCAGCCCTCTCGGTGGACTCCTCCGTGACCGTCCGCGTCCCGGCCAAGGTCAACCTCGAGCTGGGCGTCGGCCCGCGCCGCGCTGACGGGTACCACGGCCTGTCAACCGTCTTCATGGCCGTCGGGCTGCACGACGAGGTCACGGCCACCCCGTCCGACCAGTGGCAGGTCGAGGTCACCGGCCCGTATGCCGCGAAGGTCCCCACCGATGCCACCAACCTCGCGCTCCGGGCCGCCCGTTCCCTGGCCGCAGCGGTCGGGGTCGACGAGCCGCTGGCGCTGCGCATCCACAAGGAGATCCCGGTCGCCGGCGGGATGGCGGGCGGCTCGGCCGACGCTGCCGCCGCCCTGCTGGCCTGCGACCAGCTCTGGGCGTCGGGCTTGTCGCGCGACGAGCTGGCCACGCTGGCGGCCTCGATCGGGAGCGACGTCCCCTTCTGCCTCAGCGGCGGCATCGCCATCGGCTCGGGCCGCGGCGAGCAGCTGGCCCCGGTGCTCGCGACGGGCACCTTCTACTGGGTGTTCGCCGTCAGCGACGTCGGCCTGTCGACCCCCGAGGTCTACGCCGAGTGCGACCGGCTGCGCGGGTCGTCGTCGGTCCCCGAGCCCGAGCCGTCCGCCGACATGATGACCGCGCTGCGCTCAGGTGACCCCGAGGCCCTCGGTCGTGCTCTCACCAACGACCTGCAGGACGCCGCCTTCTCGCTCCAGCCCGCGCTGCGTGACGTCGTCGACGCGGGTCTGGAGTACGGCGCCCTCGGCGGCATCGTGTCGGGCTCCGGGCCGACGATCGCCTTCCTCACCGGGTCGACCGAGCTGGCCCTCGACCTGTGCGTCTCGCTCGCCGCCTCGGGTGTCGCGGGCGAGGTCCGGCGGGCCAAGGCCCCGGTCCAGGGGGCGCACGTCGTCACCGGACCCGGCCGGCTCTGA
- the rsmA gene encoding 16S rRNA (adenine(1518)-N(6)/adenine(1519)-N(6))-dimethyltransferase RsmA, with protein sequence MSDDLLPAAPALLSASAVRELATRLGIRPTKQWGQNFVVDANTVRRIVRLAGVGADDVVVEVGPGLGSLTLALLPQVRAVVAVEIDPTLAGALAGTVEALQPRSSDRLTVVHADAMAVTSLEPAPTALVANLPYNVSVPVVLSFLERFPSIDRVLVMVQLEVADRLAAPPGSKTYGVPSLKAAWWSSVRLAGTVPRSVFWPVPNVDSGLVSLVRREPPVTSAPRAEVFAAVDAAFAQRRKTLRAALAGWAGSAERAEAALRSAGIDPRTRGEQLDITAFAALAAARRDLPAPG encoded by the coding sequence ATGTCTGACGACCTGCTGCCGGCCGCACCGGCCCTCCTGAGCGCGTCTGCGGTGCGTGAGCTGGCCACCCGGCTCGGCATCCGCCCCACCAAGCAGTGGGGTCAGAACTTCGTCGTCGACGCCAACACCGTGCGCCGCATCGTGCGGCTCGCGGGCGTCGGCGCCGACGACGTCGTGGTCGAGGTGGGCCCCGGGCTGGGCTCGCTGACGCTGGCGCTCCTGCCCCAGGTGCGCGCCGTGGTCGCCGTCGAGATCGACCCCACGCTGGCGGGCGCGCTGGCGGGCACGGTCGAGGCGCTCCAGCCGCGAAGCTCCGACCGCCTGACCGTCGTGCACGCCGACGCGATGGCGGTCACCTCGCTCGAGCCGGCCCCGACGGCGCTGGTGGCCAACCTGCCCTACAACGTGTCGGTCCCGGTCGTGCTCTCCTTCCTCGAGCGGTTTCCGAGCATCGACCGGGTGCTGGTCATGGTGCAGCTCGAGGTGGCCGATCGGCTCGCTGCACCTCCGGGCAGCAAGACCTACGGAGTGCCCAGCCTCAAGGCCGCCTGGTGGTCGTCGGTGCGGCTGGCGGGCACCGTGCCCCGCAGCGTCTTCTGGCCGGTGCCCAACGTCGACTCGGGGCTGGTCTCGCTGGTGCGGCGCGAGCCGCCCGTGACGAGCGCTCCACGGGCCGAGGTCTTCGCGGCCGTCGACGCGGCCTTCGCGCAGCGCCGCAAGACCCTGCGCGCCGCCCTCGCCGGGTGGGCCGGCTCGGCCGAGCGGGCCGAGGCCGCCCTGCGCTCGGCCGGCATCGACCCGCGCACCCGGGGCGAGCAGCTCGACATCACCGCCTTCGCCGCGCTGGCGGCCGCGCGGCGTGACCTGCCGGCGCCCGGTTAG
- a CDS encoding TatD family hydrolase, with translation MSPQPASRTPSGDRPPAPDRLPIAVVDNHCHLDLRRDGSPEVDIAEALAQAASVGVDRVVQIGCEIEAARLTIDLVEGHPSLLGGIALHPNEIPALAASGELADQLAEIEQLAQHPRVRVIGETGLDYFRTGDDGVPAQQDAFRWHIDLAKRTGKALQIHDRDAHDDVLRILAQEGVPDRTVLHCFSGDLAMAQRAVEMGIMLSFSGTVTFKNSRGLRDALAVTPLEHLLVETDAPYLTPHPYRGATNASYLVPLTVRSMADTLTSDVPTLCAALSANSERVYGPWA, from the coding sequence ATGAGCCCCCAGCCGGCGTCGCGCACGCCGTCGGGAGACCGTCCGCCGGCCCCCGACCGCCTGCCGATCGCGGTCGTCGACAATCACTGCCACCTCGACCTCCGGCGCGACGGCTCGCCCGAGGTCGACATCGCCGAGGCGCTGGCCCAGGCCGCCTCCGTAGGTGTCGACCGGGTCGTGCAGATCGGCTGCGAGATCGAGGCCGCACGCCTGACCATCGACCTGGTGGAGGGCCACCCGTCACTGCTCGGCGGGATCGCCTTGCACCCCAACGAGATCCCGGCCCTGGCCGCCTCGGGCGAGCTGGCCGACCAGCTCGCCGAGATCGAGCAGCTGGCCCAGCACCCGCGGGTGCGGGTGATCGGCGAGACGGGCCTCGACTACTTCCGCACGGGCGACGACGGGGTGCCTGCACAGCAGGACGCGTTCCGCTGGCACATCGACCTGGCCAAGCGCACCGGCAAGGCGCTGCAGATCCACGACCGCGACGCGCACGACGACGTGCTACGGATCCTTGCCCAGGAAGGTGTCCCCGATCGCACTGTGCTGCACTGCTTCTCGGGTGACCTCGCCATGGCGCAGCGAGCGGTGGAGATGGGGATCATGCTGTCCTTCTCGGGCACGGTGACCTTCAAGAACAGCCGGGGTCTGCGCGACGCCCTGGCCGTGACGCCGCTGGAGCACCTGCTCGTCGAGACCGACGCGCCCTATCTGACCCCGCACCCCTACCGCGGCGCGACCAACGCGTCCTACCTCGTGCCGCTGACCGTGCGCTCGATGGCGGACACGCTCACCAGCGACGTGCCGACGCTGTGCGCGGCACTGTCGGCCAACAGCGAGCGGGTCTACGGGCCCTGGGCCTGA
- a CDS encoding PH domain-containing protein, producing MSDGPGAETPPRLREPAHLVSPRARLMWVTESALLALVLLAGQVAWWLLDDGGSRTPHLLVGVAWLVVAGGYTAVMPLWRYRVHRWETTPTAVYTQRGWLSQERRIAPISRIQTVDLSRGPLSQLFRLASVTVTTASAAGPLTIEGLDVDDARRLVDELTEATVAETGDAT from the coding sequence ATGAGTGACGGCCCGGGCGCGGAGACGCCGCCCCGCCTGCGCGAGCCCGCCCACCTGGTCAGCCCCCGGGCGCGGCTGATGTGGGTCACCGAGTCGGCGCTGCTCGCCCTCGTGCTGCTGGCCGGGCAGGTGGCCTGGTGGCTCCTCGACGACGGCGGCTCGCGCACGCCCCACCTGCTCGTCGGGGTGGCGTGGCTGGTGGTCGCCGGGGGCTACACGGCCGTCATGCCGCTGTGGCGCTACCGCGTGCACCGGTGGGAGACGACGCCCACCGCCGTCTACACCCAGCGCGGCTGGCTCTCGCAGGAGCGGCGGATCGCCCCGATCTCGCGCATCCAGACCGTCGACCTCTCGCGCGGCCCGCTCTCCCAGCTCTTCCGCCTCGCATCGGTGACGGTCACGACGGCGTCGGCGGCCGGGCCCCTCACCATCGAGGGGCTCGACGTCGACGACGCCCGCCGCCTCGTCGACGAGCTCACCGAGGCGACGGTCGCCGAGACCGGCGACGCGACGTGA
- a CDS encoding SRPBCC family protein produces the protein MTHLRISRHVEAPAEVVYDLVTDLPRMGEWSPETERVLWRGDATGPEVGARFIGWNRKGVVRWFTYGEVVTAERGRRFAFEVTVGPIKVARWEYVLEPDADGAGCTVTEEWTERRPRFARFHDAALGDRRVSNAAGMELTLTALGRAAEGVVTL, from the coding sequence ATGACCCACCTGCGCATCTCCCGCCACGTCGAGGCTCCCGCCGAGGTGGTCTACGACCTGGTCACCGACCTGCCCCGCATGGGCGAGTGGTCGCCCGAGACCGAGCGGGTGCTCTGGCGCGGCGACGCCACCGGTCCGGAGGTCGGCGCGCGCTTCATCGGCTGGAACCGCAAGGGGGTCGTGCGCTGGTTCACCTACGGGGAGGTGGTGACGGCCGAGCGCGGTCGTCGCTTCGCCTTCGAGGTCACGGTCGGGCCGATCAAGGTCGCCCGGTGGGAGTACGTGCTCGAGCCGGATGCCGACGGCGCCGGCTGCACCGTCACCGAGGAGTGGACCGAGCGCCGCCCCCGCTTCGCGAGGTTCCACGACGCTGCCCTGGGGGACCGGCGGGTCAGCAACGCCGCCGGCATGGAGCTGACGCTCACCGCGCTGGGCCGAGCCGCCGAGGGCGTCGTCACGCTCTAA
- a CDS encoding ubiquitin-like domain-containing protein yields MAAVAAGAFSIAHLDKAVALSVDGSTESVHVMGSTVADLLSKKGIALGAHDTVVPAADQPLSDGETVVVRYGRKLTVTLDGTTRDYWTTATSVSDALAQIGLRADSAAKLSVSRDLPLGRTGLAMSITSPHDVSLVLNGKKVAKTTTAATVADLLAASGIKLGSTDQVKPAASTPVTDGLSVTVYRVSSKGATSVESIAFATTRKNDPSLTVGTTKTTTSGAVGERTIVWKEIWIDGKLAKRLQVTSSVTKAPVSAVVAVGTKPAPVVVAAPRVAAPRAPSAPAAPAPSAGPVSGAGLNLANSAMWDRIAACESGGNWHINTGNGYYGGLQFDIGSWLANGGADFSSRADLASREQQITVANRYFARAGLGPWGCAHAA; encoded by the coding sequence GTGGCCGCTGTGGCCGCCGGCGCCTTCAGCATCGCCCACCTCGACAAGGCCGTGGCCCTGTCGGTCGACGGGAGCACCGAGTCGGTGCACGTCATGGGCAGCACCGTCGCTGACCTGCTGAGCAAGAAGGGGATCGCGCTCGGGGCGCACGACACCGTCGTGCCGGCCGCCGACCAGCCGCTCTCCGACGGGGAGACCGTCGTCGTGCGCTACGGCCGCAAGCTCACCGTCACGCTCGACGGCACGACCCGCGACTACTGGACGACCGCGACGAGCGTCTCCGACGCCCTCGCGCAGATCGGCCTGCGCGCCGACTCGGCCGCGAAGCTGTCGGTCAGCCGCGACCTGCCGCTGGGCCGCACCGGTCTGGCCATGTCGATCACCAGCCCGCACGACGTCAGCCTCGTGCTCAACGGCAAGAAGGTCGCCAAGACCACGACCGCCGCCACCGTCGCCGACCTGCTCGCCGCCTCGGGGATCAAGCTCGGTTCGACCGACCAGGTCAAGCCCGCCGCCTCCACGCCGGTGACCGACGGTCTGTCGGTCACCGTCTACCGCGTGTCGAGCAAGGGTGCGACCAGCGTCGAGAGCATCGCGTTCGCCACGACCCGGAAGAACGACCCGTCCCTGACGGTCGGCACGACGAAGACCACCACCTCCGGTGCGGTCGGCGAGCGCACGATCGTCTGGAAGGAGATCTGGATCGACGGCAAGCTGGCCAAGCGCCTGCAGGTCACCTCGTCGGTCACCAAGGCTCCGGTCTCGGCGGTCGTCGCCGTCGGCACCAAGCCCGCCCCGGTCGTCGTCGCCGCCCCCCGGGTCGCCGCTCCCCGCGCCCCGAGCGCGCCCGCCGCCCCCGCGCCCTCCGCCGGCCCGGTCTCCGGCGCCGGTCTCAACCTCGCCAACTCCGCGATGTGGGACCGCATCGCGGCCTGCGAGTCGGGCGGCAACTGGCACATCAACACGGGCAACGGCTACTACGGCGGCCTGCAGTTCGACATCGGGTCGTGGCTGGCCAACGGGGGCGCCGACTTCTCCTCCCGCGCCGACCTCGCCTCCCGCGAGCAGCAGATCACCGTGGCCAACCGCTACTTCGCCCGGGCCGGCCTCGGCCCGTGGGGCTGCGCCCACGCCGCCTGA